A single window of Bradyrhizobium daqingense DNA harbors:
- a CDS encoding phosphoglycerate kinase, with protein sequence MTNKFRTLDDVDVKGKRVLLRVDLNVPMENGRVTDATRLERVAPTITELAGKGGKVILLAHFGRPKGRDAKDSLKPVAEALSKVVKKPVGFAEDCIGEPAAKAVADLKDGDILCLENTRFHKEEEKNDPAFVAELAKLGDIWVNDAFSAAHRAHASTEGLGHKLPAYAGRTMQAELDALEKALGSPTKPVIAIIGGAKVSTKIDLLENLVTKVDALVIGGGMANTFLHAQGVGVGKSLAEKDLAATALRIMEKAEAANCAIILPVDATVAYHFAANAPSHAYGLDAIPADGMILDVGPQSIARVHAAIDDAATLVWNGPLGAFEMQPFDRGTVAAARHAAERTKAKKLISIAGGGDTVAALNQAGVAGSFTYVSTAGGAFLEWMEGKPLPGVEVLRIK encoded by the coding sequence ATGACCAACAAATTCCGCACCCTCGACGACGTCGACGTGAAGGGCAAGCGCGTGCTGCTGCGCGTCGATCTCAACGTGCCCATGGAGAACGGGCGCGTCACCGACGCCACCCGGCTCGAGCGCGTCGCGCCGACCATCACCGAGCTCGCCGGCAAAGGCGGCAAGGTCATCCTGCTCGCGCATTTCGGCCGGCCGAAGGGACGCGATGCCAAGGACTCGCTCAAGCCCGTCGCCGAGGCGCTGTCGAAAGTGGTGAAGAAGCCCGTCGGCTTCGCAGAGGATTGCATCGGCGAGCCCGCGGCAAAGGCCGTTGCCGACTTGAAGGACGGCGACATCCTGTGTCTGGAAAACACCCGCTTCCACAAGGAAGAGGAAAAGAACGATCCCGCCTTCGTCGCGGAGCTCGCCAAGCTCGGCGACATCTGGGTCAATGACGCATTCTCAGCCGCGCACCGCGCGCATGCCTCGACCGAAGGCCTCGGCCACAAGCTGCCGGCCTATGCCGGCCGCACCATGCAGGCCGAGCTCGATGCGCTGGAGAAGGCGCTGGGCTCGCCGACCAAGCCGGTCATCGCCATCATCGGCGGCGCCAAGGTCTCGACCAAGATCGACCTGCTCGAAAACCTGGTCACCAAGGTCGACGCGCTCGTGATCGGCGGCGGCATGGCCAACACCTTCCTGCACGCCCAGGGCGTCGGCGTCGGCAAGTCGCTGGCCGAGAAGGATCTGGCCGCCACCGCTCTGCGCATCATGGAAAAGGCGGAAGCCGCCAATTGCGCGATCATCCTGCCGGTGGACGCCACCGTCGCCTATCATTTCGCGGCCAATGCGCCCTCGCACGCCTACGGACTCGACGCGATCCCCGCCGACGGCATGATCCTCGACGTCGGTCCGCAATCGATCGCGCGCGTTCACGCCGCGATCGACGATGCCGCCACGCTGGTCTGGAACGGACCGCTCGGCGCGTTCGAGATGCAGCCGTTCGACCGCGGCACGGTCGCGGCCGCTAGGCACGCTGCCGAGCGCACCAAGGCGAAGAAGCTGATCTCGATCGCCGGCGGCGGCGACACCGTCGCGGCGCTCAATCAGGCCGGCGTCGCCGGCAGTTTCACCTACGTCTCGACCGCCGGTGGCGCGTTCCTTGAATGGATGGAAGGCAAGCCCCTGCCCGGGGTCGAGGTACTGCGCATCAAGTAA
- the fba gene encoding class II fructose-bisphosphate aldolase (catalyzes the reversible aldol condensation of dihydroxyacetonephosphate and glyceraldehyde 3-phosphate in the Calvin cycle, glycolysis, and/or gluconeogenesis), producing the protein MARITLRQLLDHAAENDYGVPAFNINNMEQALAIMDAANQVDAPVIIQASRGARSYANDVMLKHMMDAVTEIYPHIPVCVHLDHGNEPATCMTAIQAGFTSVMMDGSLKADGKTPGDWGYNVGVTKTVTDMAHLGGISVEGELGVLGSLETGMGDKEDGHGAEGKLSHDQLLTNPDEAVKFVQETKVDALAIAMGTSHGAYKFTRKPDGDILAMNVIEEIHRKLPNTHLVMHGSSSVPQDLQDIINAYGGKMKPTWGVPVAEIQRGIKNGVRKINIDTDNRMAMTGQIRKVLKDSPEEFDPRKYLKPAMEAMTKLCKQRLQEFNTAGQASKIKKVLTTAEMAKRYAKGELDPRVA; encoded by the coding sequence ATGGCTCGGATCACGTTACGTCAATTGCTCGACCACGCGGCGGAGAACGATTACGGCGTACCGGCCTTCAACATCAACAACATGGAGCAGGCGCTGGCGATCATGGACGCGGCCAACCAGGTCGATGCGCCCGTCATCATCCAGGCCTCGCGCGGCGCCCGCTCCTACGCCAACGACGTCATGCTCAAGCACATGATGGACGCGGTGACCGAGATCTATCCGCACATTCCGGTCTGCGTGCATCTCGACCACGGCAACGAGCCGGCGACCTGCATGACCGCGATCCAGGCCGGCTTCACCTCGGTGATGATGGACGGCTCGCTCAAGGCCGACGGCAAGACCCCGGGTGACTGGGGCTACAATGTCGGCGTCACCAAGACCGTGACCGACATGGCCCATCTCGGCGGCATCTCGGTGGAAGGTGAGCTCGGGGTGCTCGGCTCGCTCGAGACCGGCATGGGCGACAAGGAAGACGGCCACGGCGCCGAAGGCAAGCTCAGCCACGACCAGCTTCTGACCAATCCGGACGAAGCCGTGAAGTTCGTGCAGGAGACCAAGGTCGACGCACTCGCGATCGCGATGGGCACCTCGCACGGCGCCTACAAGTTCACGCGCAAGCCGGACGGCGACATCCTGGCCATGAACGTGATCGAGGAGATCCACCGCAAGCTGCCGAACACGCATCTGGTCATGCACGGTTCCTCCTCGGTGCCGCAGGACCTCCAGGACATCATCAACGCCTATGGCGGCAAGATGAAGCCGACTTGGGGCGTGCCCGTCGCCGAGATCCAGCGCGGCATCAAGAACGGCGTGCGCAAGATCAACATCGACACGGACAACCGCATGGCCATGACCGGCCAGATCCGCAAGGTGCTCAAGGACAGTCCGGAAGAGTTCGATCCGCGCAAATATCTGAAGCCGGCGATGGAAGCGATGACTAAGCTGTGCAAGCAGCGCCTCCAGGAGTTCAACACCGCAGGCCAGGCCTCCAAGATCAAGAAGGTGCTGACCACCGCCGAGATGGCCAAGCGCTACGCCAAGGGCGAGCTCGACCCCCGCGTCGCGTAA